GACATCATTATACCTAATGATAGAATCTTCGCCTGCTTCCTTTAGACTGTCGGCTTATTGTGGgcgagggaacgtgtctgttctggTGTTTGTGCTCCCAGGCAATTAGCTCAGTGGtgtcaatagatacgattgatttgatttgagaagcagcacggcgtaataataataataataatgtaggtattcgttaagcgctaactatgtgcagagcactgttctaagcgctggggtagatacagggtcatcaggttgtcccacgtgaggctcacagttaatccccattttacagatgaggtaactaaggcacagagaagtgaagtgacttcattcattcaattcattcgatagtatttattgagcgcttactatgtgcagagcactgtatgtactaagcacttggaatggacaattcggcaacagatagagacaatccctggccattgacgggcttgcagtctaactgggggagacggacgggcgaaAACAagacaatcacgataaatagaatcaaggggatgtacacctaattaacaaaataaatagggtaataaaaatatgtacaaatgagcgcaatgctgaggggagggagagaggaggaggagcagaggggaacgggggggaagggggcttagctgaggggaggtgacttgcccacagtcacacagctgacaagtgacggagctcgaattcgaacccatgacttctgactcccaagcccgggctctgttagtgagaagcagcacagtttagTAGGTAGAACCAGGGTctgtaagtcagaaggtcacgggatctaatcctgctctgccgccagtccactgtgtgaccttgggtaagtcacttcgcttctctgggcctcggtcccctcagctggaaaatggggatgaagactgtgaggaggaggggcaggagaaggaggaagaaggcaagggaggaggaagaggaataataatgataatggtaataataataacgatggtatttattcagcgctttctatgtgccgagcactgttctaagcgctggggttgacacaaagctaatcaggttggcccacgtggggctcacagtcttcatccccatttgacagatgaggcaaccgaggcccggagacccgaagttgacctgcccaaagtcacacagctggtaaatggcgggggccgggattagaaaccacgacctctgcctcccaagcccgggctcttgccgctgagccgcggggctactgaggaggggagggggtgggaggaggagtggggggcaaggggaggtctcctatccctcccattccccccgccccccgttggCCCGGGCTCCTGGCcgcgacccccccaccccccggctccaGCCGCTTCACAGTGGGAAATTGTTACCTAAGCAATAAAGGGGTggtgggcgagggggcgggtagaggggagTGTCACGAGGGCgcccacccccacacctccccacgcagccacacatacccacacacacaggGCGAAGGACtgccagggcggggagggggcccggcgcTATGGGTTAAAGCCCTCGAAACCCTCCCCCGAGAAACTCCTCGGGTCGGCCGgcgggccctcccgccccccgccatgtCCGGAGACAAACTCCTTTCCGAGCTGGGCTACAAGCTGGGCAAGACCATCGGGGAGGGCAGCTACTCCAAGGTCAAGGTGGCCACGTCCCGCAAGTACAAGGGCGTGGTGGCCATCAAGATGGTGGACCGGCGGCGGGCCCCGCCGGACTTCGTGACCAAGTTCCTGCCGCGGGAGCTGTCCATCCTGCGGGGCGTCCGCCACCCGCACATCGTCCACGTGTTCGAGTTCATCGAGGTGTGCGACGGCCAGCTCTACATCGTCATGGAGGCCGGGGGCGCCGACCTGCTCCGGGTGGTCCAGCGGTCCGGGCCCCTGGCCtgcggccgggcccgggacctGTTCGCCCAGATGGCCGGCGCCGTCCGCTACCTGCACGACCGCCACCTGGTCCACCGCGACCTCAAGTGCGAGAACGTGCTCCTCAGCCCCGACGAGCGGCGGGTCAAGCTGACCGACTTCGGCTTCGGCCGCCAGGCCCGCGGCTTCCCGGACCTGAGCACCACCTACTGCGGCTCGGCGGCCTACGCGTCGCCCGAGGTGCTGCTGGGCATCCCCTACGACCCCAAGAAGTACGACGTGTGGAGCCTGGGCGTCGTGCTCTACGTCATGGTCACCGGCTGCATGCCCTTCGACGACGCCGACGTCGCCCGCCTGCCCCGCCGGCAGCGCCGAGGCGTCGTCTACCCCCAGGGCCTGGAGCCCGTCGGGCCTTGCCGGGCCCTCATCGCCCACCTGCTCCAGTTCTGCCCCGCCGACCGGCCCTCCGCCGGGCAGGTGGTGCGAAACGCCTGGCTGCGCGGGGACTCCTGAGGCCCGGGCCCAGGGCTCGCGGAGGTCACCGGGGAGAGACCCTTCCCCCGAGGCCTCCGCCGCCACCACCCTGGCGGCCCCTCCGGCTCTTCGCGCCTCGGGAGAGGAGCCGGAGGGAAAATCCCGGCCGGAGGGAAAATCCCGGCTGGGGGGGacgccctcttccccaccccgctCGCCCCGAAGACGCCGTCCGGATGCCTCCTCTCTCCCGGAAGCCGCGCCCTACAATAAAACCGCTTTCTTCCCTCCTCGGGGAATCGGATTAGGCCTGTGGCTCTGTCCCGGGACActcagaagctgcgtggcttagccggtagggcacgggcctgggagtcgtcaggaccaggcttcattcattcattcgatagtgtttattgagcgcttactatgtgcagagcactgtactaagagcttggaatggacaaatcggtaacagagaccgtccctgccctttgacgggcttacggtctaacagggggagacggacagacaaaaacagtagcgataaatagaatcaaggggatggacatctcgttaacaaaataaatagggtactgaaaatatatacagttgagcagacgaacacagtgctgaggggaggggaagggagaggggggaggagcagagggaaaggggggaaaagagggttaagctgcggagaggtgaagggggggcggtagagggagtagagagagaaggggagctcggtctgggaaggcctcttggaggaggtgagttttaagtagggttttgaaggggggaagagaatgagtttggcagaggtgaggagggagggcgttccgggaccgcgggaggtcgtggcccgggggtcgacggcgggataggctagaaggggggacggtgaggaggtgggcggcggaggagcggagcgtgcggggtgggcggtagaaagagagaagggaggagaggtaggaggggggcaaggcgatggagagcctcgaagcctagagtgagaagcttttgtttcatgcggaggtcgataggcaaccgctggaggtttttaagaaggggagtgacaggcccagagcctttctgcaggaaga
The Ornithorhynchus anatinus isolate Pmale09 chromosome 4, mOrnAna1.pri.v4, whole genome shotgun sequence genome window above contains:
- the LOC100088038 gene encoding testis-specific serine/threonine-protein kinase 6 translates to MSGDKLLSELGYKLGKTIGEGSYSKVKVATSRKYKGVVAIKMVDRRRAPPDFVTKFLPRELSILRGVRHPHIVHVFEFIEVCDGQLYIVMEAGGADLLRVVQRSGPLACGRARDLFAQMAGAVRYLHDRHLVHRDLKCENVLLSPDERRVKLTDFGFGRQARGFPDLSTTYCGSAAYASPEVLLGIPYDPKKYDVWSLGVVLYVMVTGCMPFDDADVARLPRRQRRGVVYPQGLEPVGPCRALIAHLLQFCPADRPSAGQVVRNAWLRGDS